The following are encoded together in the Candidatus Eisenbacteria bacterium genome:
- a CDS encoding hydrogenase maturation protein, translated as EAHGDDVAGFLGRAVRAAEALAASPEYADLLERKRASRAADEAVKPLAQHRAEELERMKLNFHGFDPSYHVARYHFVFKVPKSRTPLYLAQHRVPPRRRIAA; from the coding sequence CGAGGCGCACGGCGATGACGTGGCCGGCTTCCTCGGGCGCGCCGTGCGCGCCGCCGAAGCGCTCGCGGCGAGCCCCGAATACGCCGACCTCCTCGAGCGCAAGCGCGCGAGCCGCGCGGCCGACGAGGCCGTCAAGCCGCTCGCGCAGCACCGCGCCGAGGAGCTCGAGCGGATGAAGCTCAATTTCCACGGCTTCGATCCGAGCTACCACGTCGCGCGCTACCACTTCGTGTTCAAGGTGCCGAAGTCCCGCACGCCCCTGTATCTCGCACAGCACCGCGTGCCGCCGCGGCGCCGCATCGCGGCCTGA